In a single window of the Anabas testudineus chromosome 17, fAnaTes1.2, whole genome shotgun sequence genome:
- the LOC113172447 gene encoding transcription factor AP-1 produces the protein MYTVECGLLLNKRRRRRVDTNFMSRKMEATFYDEAVTASNSQHVGTSVCGFNPKTLKQTMTLNLNDPKNFKPQLGAKALDILTSPDVGLLKLASPELERLIIQSCSGLTTPTPTQFVCPKNITDEQEGFAEGFVRALAELHYQQQIPPVHPDAHTGAANSMAPGSAASESGGIPYSCSVPTEPPEYTNLGTFSRTVGSASPLASERHPSASYPGPPQPSHMDHQLPAARPSRLHSLKEEPQTVPEMSGDTPPLSPIDMETQERIKAERKRMRNRVAASKCRKRKLERISRLEERVKNLKSQNTELVSSANVLRDELALLKQKVMDHVNSGCQLILTQQLQAY, from the coding sequence ATGTACACGGTTGAGTGTGGACTTTTACTAAATAAGAGAAGAAGACGTCGAGTTGATACGAACTTTATGTCCAGAAAAATGGAAGCGACGTTTTACGACGAAGCTGTGACTGCCTCCAACTCTCAGCATGTCGGGACGAGCGTGTGTGGGTTCAACCCCAAAACCCTCAAACAAACCATGACCCTGAATCTAAACGACCCGAAAAACTTCAAACCCCAGCTGGGCGCCAAGGCTCTGGACATCCTGACGTCCCCTGATGTCGGGTTACTGAAGCTGGCCTCGCCTGAACTGGAGAGACTGATCATCCAGTCCTGCAGCGGGCTGACGACTCCCACCCCGACCCAGTTCGTCTGTCCCAAGAACATCACGGATGAGCAGGAGGGCTTTGCTGAAGGGTTTGTGAGGGCACTTGCTGAGCTCCACTATCAGCAGCAGATACCACCCGTCCACCCTGACGCACACACCGGCGCGGCCAACAGCATGGCCCCCGGATCTGCTGCGTCGGAGAGCGGCGGGATTCCCTACAGCTGCTCGGTGCCCACGGAGCCTCCGGAGTACACAAACCTAGGCACTTTTAGCCGGACTGTGGGCTCTGCGTCTCCACTTGCCAGCGAGAGGCACCCATCTGCAAGTTACCCAGGCCCACCGCAGCCGTCCCACATGGACCACCAGCTGCCCGCAGCTCGGCCCTCACGGCTACACTCCCTCAAAGAGGAGCCACAAACGGTGCCCGAGATGTCCGGCGACACTCCGCCGCTGTCTCCCATCGACATGGAGACCCAGGAGCGCATCAAAGCCGAGAGGAAGCGCATGAGGAACCGAGTGGCTGCGTCCAAGTGCCGGAAAAGGAAGCTGGAGAGGATCTCCCGACTCGAGGAGAGGGTCAAAAACCTGAAGAGCCAAAACACGGAGCTGGTTTCTTCTGCCAACGTCCTCCGGGACGAGCTGGCTCTGCTCAAGCAAAAGGTCATGGACCACGTTAACAGCGGGTGCCAGCTCATCTTGACGCAGCAGCTCCAAGCTTACTAG
- the tada1 gene encoding transcriptional adapter 1 — translation MAAHASELEIAKKNLTDAIGDNVKHYWANLKLWFKQKISKEEFDIEARRLLAQENVHVHNDFLLAILTRCQIIVSTPEGAGPLQWQGGSASKPGKPKGKKKCSSRQKFDHRFQPQNPLSGAQPFSPREVGGEEEEVRLSAHTLLLPTRGQLEARMMVTAFELGLDNITEDAVSAMVYAIEHHLKDVLTAVITRRKAYRLRDGHFPYAFGSDVTPQPYLKNSLAAYNSVTECPPPSASLPAGPPPQVSPDEAEQQAVHLLACSSDSLPAPLPPISMFDLLEALQVHHGVMPSHTMYALNMERILSRLWHPSHEELEQDHVHRQRLTAKEGVIVS, via the exons ATGGCGGCTCATGCTAGCGAGCTTGAGATTGCAAAGAAAAACTTAACTGATGCAATTGGGGATAACGTTAAGCA TTATTGGGCAAACCTGAAACTATGGTTCAAACAGAAGATCAGCAAGGAAGAGTTTGACATTGAGGCACGTCGTCTGTTGGCTCAGGAGAATG TACATGTCCACAATGATTTCCTCCTGGCCATTCTCACACGCTGCCAGATCATTGTTTCCACACCAG AGGGCGCAGGGCCTTTACAATGGCAAGGGGGTTCTGCTTCAAAGCCTGGGAAAccaaaaggaaagaagaaatgttCTTCTAGGCAGAAGTTTGAT CATCGTTTCCAGCCTCAGAACCCTCTGAGTGGTGCCCAGCCATTCAGTCCCCGTGAAGTTggaggtgaggaagaggaggtgcGTCTCAGCGCTCATACTCTGCTGCTCCCTACACGAGGCCAGCTGGAGGCCCGCATGATGGTGACAGCCTTTGAGCTGGGCCTGGATAACATCACAGAAGATGCCGTCAGCGCTATGGTCTATGCCATTGAG cacCACTTGAAAGATGTCCTGACCGCTGTAATCACCCGGAGGAAGGCATATCGGTTACGGGACGGTCATTTCCCCTATGCCTTTGGCAGTGATGTCACGCCGCAGCCTTATCTGAAAAACAGCCTTGCTGCTTACAACAGCGTTACAGAATG TCCCCCTCCCAGTGCTTCTCTCCCTGCTGGCCCACCACCTCAAGTGTCACCTGATGAAGCTGAGCAACAAGCTGTTCACTTACTGGCTTGTTCTTCTGACAGTCTTCCCGCACCCCTCCCACCAATCAGCATGTTTGATCTCCTAGAGGCTTTacag GTTCACCATGGCGTGATGCCTTCCCACACTATGTATGCCCTCAACATGGAGCGCATCCTGTCACGGCTCTGGCACCCCAGCCATGAAGAACTAGAACAGGACCACGTTCACCGGCAGCGTCTCACTGCGAAAGAGGGCGTGATTGTCAGCTGA